The genomic region GctcataatataaataaatttgttaataGAAATATGCACGATTATAATAGTGCAATGTCTTTGAACAAGTATAGTGCAGGTGATCCCAAAAATCGTTTTACAATagatacaaataatagtaGTAGTTTTATATTGAGCtctataaataaacataataatactCATGACAATTCCTTTAATGTAGTTAACAATTTTGAAAGCAGGAGATTCTCAGCTATCCCAAAAGATAATTTTTCTCGAAACAGCTTTATGAAAGatgtttatttaaatgaaaaaaatcttacttataataatttagacAGAAGAAATTATTCCAATACCATACATACACCaagtaaattattaaatgcgGATAATATGAGTAATTTTTCGagaaatattcaaaaatcAGTTGAATCAAATATGAACAcgtatacaaataaatattctaGGGCGTTAGACATAAATGATTTGAACAGTAATACTAGTAGAAATTACATGAACAGTTCTAATAGCATAAAAAGTGAGCATACAAGTGTTAGAGATAATTATGCAAGAATGCTCGACCGATCAAAGTCTATGTCATCGCAAATATATAGCAGAGCTCCTCAAACaagaaattatttgaaaGCAAACATGTAACATAGAATATGTAGtgcttatatttattcctTTTATATGAATTGCACACATGAATAGTTGGTGCTTAACAATTATGAGCTTTTATCAAAGGCTTGATTAGTTtatgtacattttttttacttttttttgtatttttccACCATTTTAATCATTACCTATTTGATTAGCTTATAGAGCaatgcaaaaaataaagcatTCTATAAATTTCGGCTTTATATCTtttgaataatttaatgtattgatatgtttatttatataaatatgttttttttgtgatacaattttttatacattattttagcaacttataaatttgataatatgtaataatattttagcaaataaaaactttatttttgttgtaTACCTCAAAATTGGAATATACATTTAAGCTTTAATATGTTtccccatttttattatccgTTACAAAATAACATTTCAGAACAATCCGATTAGCTGAGCATAGTTtggctattttttttattaaaaattctgaacgttaataaaaataacaaatatttatgactgttaataatttttttgcaatatatttaaatgtgtgtaagttaaaaataaaataaataaaaataaatgaaaataaatgaaaataaatgaaaatatatgaaaataaataaggctataaattaaatgcacaatatatatgcatatatgtgGATAGCATATTAagtaataatgaaaaatatgttttgaAAAAAGGGGTAGAATAaccaattttttaaattgctgtttttaaaaaaataaaaataaattaatgtaGTAAcgctatatatatagctgacaacataaatatatgaatagaacaaaattaaacaaGAACTAAAAAGACAAAATtggaattaaataaaaaaaaaaattcattctATATTAAAGTATAATGCTTAATACTGATTTGGCAAAGCCTGAAGTTGACCTAACCGTTTGTGAATATACAGATATTCCAATGCATGTATCCTTAGCAACATATGAATATACATTTGATCCTTGGACAAATGACTCCagatatttatattcacaTGAAAATATGCACAAAGAAATCCATGAATTAAACGTTTTAATGAGATCTAAAGTTCCATGGTGATACACTAttcaatttgtttattatataatattttattcatatttatattatagtACTTTTCATTCATCTTTTGATTTATTGCATAATTTTGTGGCAGAAATGTGTCTGTCTATGTTTGTTTGTTCTTACTATATTCTATAcaaatgatttaaataaaataattctctatattttttatttactctCAAGGTTTTCGGCATTCTTTATTTCAGCATTTTCATTTGCTATCATGCTTGTTTGCTTCATGGTCATATTTCCAATACACAGATATGAGCAATATTCATCATTGGCATTTACATTTTCttgcatatttttagtCGCATTTATACACTATATGATGTGTATTATTTGTAGATATTTAAtaactaaaaatattattttatcaattgaagaaaaaataaaagaattaaacaaaaagtATAAACATGAAcagatatattttaagcTTATTAACTTTCGAGGACTTGGATTTagatatttaaaatttttgccaattttcaaaaaaaacatttattttactttgCGAGTTGTCTATGTGtattgtaaaataatttagcatatttttaaagcaaaaattgtatacatattttatgttttttatttatatttttattgttcatatattttttctatcaCTTTTTTCTTGATTGCCTATTCTTTCAAATTGATGCAATTCtcttagtttttttttagcatttataactttttttccattatattttaatttctttaaCTTATTTGATTGAACTAAAggagaataaaaaaattattatagttactaaaaaattaaaaattggtttgtttaaaatgggatttcttcttttataaCTTTGATGTTGagtttgaaaattttcctatttgtataatatgcatatagataaattttatatgctataccatttttatgaatagcattttcattattttattttttccattttatgATGACTCAGAAGATTGATATGAATTATTACTACTGCCTTCAGAGTCAGATTTATTTGAATCATTTGAACGATTATccatttttctttctttttttatatcatcacTTTTGTCACTTCTACTCGATGATGCTCGTGAATTTTCTTCACTAGAACTTGACTCACTAGATTTATTTCTTTCCCTAGACTTGGATCGATATTTACCTCGTCTTCTGTCTCGACTTCTGTGCCTGTTTAGCCCTCTATGTTTATCTCTACTCCTATCTCTACTCCTATCTCTGCTTCGATCTCTACTTCGATCTCTACTTCGGTCTCTAATTCTGTGTCTGTTCCTATGCCTTCCACTATCCATTTGTCTTTCTCTTTCTCTTCTGTCGTTTCTTTCCCTTACCTTATGGCCCCTTCTTCGATCATCgttgtcatttttttcatattttaaatatttgtcTCGTTTCtctttcctttttttatattcagaGGATCTACTTTCGGATGAAGAACGACTAGAGTCCCCATCCGAATCAgaacttttattattgtgtCTATTTATTGgtcttttataattttttttatttttataagtaCTTGATGAAGAAGAATCGGATTGTATTGAgattgattttttttcatcgcgtttttttttttttttaatatatgatatattatcacTTTCATTAGATGATGTAATATTACGTTCATTTCTTCGATCTCTGTTTTCTCGTTTtgttttatcttttataaaattcataGATCGGTTTcgattttcatcattttcattatatatattttttattgcttttatattttttgttatagATGCAGTTTCATTTTTAGCTGATTctatttcactttttttattttcaagtTGAGACTTTAAAACTTGtccttcatttttttcattttctattaATAATTCGAGTAATTCcctaataaatatgtcgCTCTTTTTATTCCCTAAAAAaggtgaaaaaaataatgtaaaattttttgaaaaactTCACCATTGCTTTGATGGTTTCCTTTTTAAAgctataattttatttcttacCTATGAACCCGGTgatgtttattttcaacTTCTTGGAATCCAAGTATCGATTCTCTTCATAATCTAAAatgtaaaagaaaaataatccatattttatagaaCAATAACtagtataaaatataaagattaACTTTAATTGATTAATTGGCaattatgtattatatagatGTACACATAAATAGTAAGGATAAAGACTAACCTCTTCCATCTTGCTCATCCTTAAGTTGAGATATGCAATAGTcacataatatatcatcTTCAAATCCTAGTAAATCGATTAATCTTTTTTGTACCCATTTTTCTACtatatcaaaatttattttatttatatttattttatagttATAAATTTCAGGCCATGCTAGTTTCTCGATCAACTTCTTTTCCTTGTCAACAAAAAATGGAGTCTGTTCACTACTTGTTCCTTTATAAAATCCACCTCCCTTCATTTTATTGCCTACGTTTGATTTTTCttgtgtatatttattaatttgttcttatttattttgttttatattttatatttttatttttttatatacctTATTGCCAGAACTCCCGTCACTTGCTAATCTCTGTATCATGTGCCACTTCTTTTCTgggttttatatttcagCATTATTCTGAAAGAGaacaaaatttatgaaaattttatgcCGATCGTCTGCGTATAATTTCCATTCAGAAGTAGGGATGCCTTATGACTaccaaaaataatgtagaGAATTATTTTAGGATTGGgaattttatcttttattttttgtaatcaTTAAGCAGTAAAAGTCCAAAATAACTTTTATCAAAATGATGACCCTTTTCTATTTtgaatgttttttttttccgttcaacaaaatgaataaataaaatgttatcaataaaaaatattatatatatatatgtacattctttttttgtatagaaaaaaaagtatatataatatcaaaTGGTGAAggtatgtttttttcaaaaaaaattatatcagTGCATTATTTGTGTGATTTCCATTTTGGATATAGAGGAATAAATACatctataaaaatattgtatagattatttttttaatcctaatttttatgtattatatttcttttgttttataatgtaaagggtataaaaaaacaaaaaaaaattatcattttttttggcaTGCTAAAGGATATTGAGGGGATGGGCACcacaaaaagaaaagtaCAATCCAAGGAACAAAGcagaaaaatgaaaatagaaaaatatgattcCCCTAactttaatatattcatttttttagcaAAGAAAGacgtatttttataatgccattataaatacatcCATTAGAATAACAGAGAAGAGAGCAAACTAACatgtatacaaaaaaaaactgtgtcaaacaatttttgatataaaacttagaaacaaaaacaaaataggAATGAACCTGATAAATATCATTGAGACTGTATCTATTCTTTGTCTTGGTGAAGGTGAAAAATAGGCAAACCTTCTTATGacttacattttattttttcaaaaatataacaactatttatattgtatGAACCAATTGGTTTTACACAAGattagaaatatttaattcattttaattACAACAATctgttttattaataagtttgtaaaaaaaagtatatataacttaTATGGATAATCAttcttaaatataaatcattggaaaattatattttttttatcaatacACTTTACGATGATTTTTTTGGGGGGCTcaacaaaaatatgaaatatacATCCCTTTTTGTATCCTTCATATTGTACCTCTTTTTAAGTGTCCCTTTATC from Plasmodium vinckei vinckei genome assembly, chromosome: PVVCY_04 harbors:
- a CDS encoding pre-mRNA splicing factor, putative, producing MKGGGFYKGTSSEQTPFFVDKEKKLIEKLAWPEIYNYKININKINFDIVEKWVQKRLIDLLGFEDDILCDYCISQLKDEQDGRDYEENRYLDSKKLKINITGFIGNKKSDIFIRELLELLIENEKNEGQVLKSQLENKKSEIESAKNETASITKNIKAIKNIYNENDENRNRSMNFIKDKTKRENRDRRNERNITSSNESDNISYIKKKKKRDEKKSISIQSDSSSSSTYKNKKNYKRPINRHNNKSSDSDGDSSRSSSESRSSEYKKRKEKRDKYLKYEKNDNDDRRRGHKVRERNDRRERERQMDSGRHRNRHRIRDRSRDRSRDRSRDRSRDRSRDKHRGLNRHRSRDRRRGKYRSKSRERNKSSESSSSEENSRASSSRSDKSDDIKKERKMDNRSNDSNKSDSEGSSNNSYQSSESS